Proteins encoded within one genomic window of Sphingomonas cannabina:
- the sppA gene encoding signal peptide peptidase SppA gives MKLVRGAWKLLVGIKDALVLILMLLFFGGLFAVLSARPNTAIRDGALVVALDGRLSEQPEEVDPLASFGGGVAKETRLRDVVRALDAARTDGRVKAVVLDLDRFAGGYPAAVAEVASAVGRVRASGKPVLAYATAYMDSSYLIAANASEIWVDPMGGAMFMGPGGSQLYYKGLIDKLGVNVHVYRVGQFKSAVEPYTLTGQSAPARAANEALYGAIFSQWRENVAKARPKAKIADYLTQPDKVMLAANGDLAKSNLAAGVVDKLGDRLAFGKRVAEIAGSDGGKPAGSFRTIRLADWIAANPAPAGGDAVGVITVAGEIVDGKAGPGTAGGETVSKLLLDGLAKKNLKALVVRIDSPGGSALASERIRQAVLQAKAQGLPVVVSMGGLAASGGYWVATAGDAIFAEPNTITGSIGIFAVLPTFENALGKIGVTADGVATTPLSGQPDVFKGTTPQLDAVLQAGVENGYRRFIARVSEARKLSPERVNEIGQGRVWDGGTAHQLKLVDRFGTLDDAVAEAARRAKLDPAKVHAVFLEKEPKWTAKIAAALFGSGDDDDDANAPSGDAVARIAAERRAIFAQAIADARRLARGPSVQALCLECTAYAPSNARQGDLKLADLLFAKLFQ, from the coding sequence GTGAAGCTGGTTCGTGGCGCCTGGAAGCTGCTGGTGGGGATCAAGGACGCGCTCGTCCTGATTCTCATGCTCCTGTTCTTCGGCGGCCTGTTCGCCGTCCTGTCCGCGCGGCCCAACACCGCGATCCGCGACGGCGCGCTGGTAGTGGCGCTCGACGGCCGCCTATCGGAGCAGCCCGAGGAGGTCGATCCGCTCGCGAGCTTCGGCGGCGGCGTCGCCAAGGAGACGCGGCTGCGCGACGTGGTCCGCGCGCTCGACGCCGCGCGCACCGACGGCCGCGTCAAGGCGGTGGTGCTCGACCTCGACCGCTTCGCCGGCGGCTATCCCGCCGCGGTCGCCGAGGTGGCGAGCGCGGTCGGCCGCGTCCGCGCTAGCGGCAAGCCGGTGCTGGCCTATGCCACCGCCTATATGGATTCGAGCTATCTGATCGCCGCCAACGCGTCCGAGATCTGGGTCGATCCGATGGGCGGCGCGATGTTCATGGGGCCGGGCGGGTCGCAGCTCTATTACAAGGGGCTGATCGACAAGCTGGGCGTCAACGTCCACGTCTATCGCGTCGGCCAGTTCAAGTCGGCGGTCGAGCCCTATACGCTGACCGGCCAGTCGGCCCCGGCGCGCGCCGCCAACGAGGCGCTCTACGGCGCGATCTTCAGCCAGTGGCGTGAGAATGTCGCCAAGGCGCGGCCCAAGGCGAAGATCGCCGATTACCTGACCCAGCCGGACAAGGTGATGCTTGCCGCCAACGGCGATCTCGCCAAGTCGAACCTCGCCGCCGGGGTGGTCGACAAGCTCGGCGACCGGCTCGCCTTCGGCAAGCGCGTCGCCGAGATCGCGGGCAGCGACGGCGGCAAGCCGGCGGGCAGCTTCCGCACGATCAGGCTCGCCGACTGGATCGCAGCCAATCCGGCGCCGGCCGGCGGCGATGCGGTCGGCGTGATCACCGTCGCGGGCGAGATCGTCGACGGCAAGGCGGGCCCCGGCACTGCCGGCGGCGAGACGGTGTCGAAGCTGCTGCTCGACGGGCTGGCCAAGAAGAATTTGAAGGCGCTGGTGGTGCGGATCGATTCGCCGGGCGGATCGGCGCTGGCCAGCGAGCGGATCCGCCAAGCGGTGCTCCAGGCCAAGGCGCAGGGGCTGCCGGTGGTCGTGTCGATGGGCGGGCTCGCCGCGTCGGGCGGCTATTGGGTGGCGACTGCGGGCGACGCGATCTTCGCCGAGCCCAACACCATCACCGGATCGATCGGCATCTTCGCCGTGCTGCCGACCTTCGAGAACGCGCTCGGCAAGATCGGCGTCACCGCCGACGGCGTCGCCACCACCCCGCTCAGCGGCCAGCCCGACGTGTTCAAAGGCACGACGCCCCAGCTCGACGCGGTGCTGCAGGCGGGGGTCGAGAACGGCTATCGCCGGTTCATCGCCCGCGTATCCGAGGCACGCAAGCTGAGCCCCGAACGGGTGAACGAGATCGGCCAGGGCCGCGTGTGGGACGGCGGGACCGCGCACCAGCTGAAGCTGGTCGACCGGTTCGGCACGCTCGACGACGCGGTCGCCGAGGCCGCGCGGCGGGCGAAGCTTGATCCAGCCAAGGTGCATGCCGTGTTCCTGGAGAAGGAGCCCAAGTGGACCGCCAAGATCGCGGCGGCGCTGTTCGGCAGCGGCGACGATGACGACGACGCCAATGCGCCTTCCGGCGACGCGGTGGCGCGGATCGCGGCGGAGCGGCGCGCGATCTTCGCCCAGGCAATCGCCGACGCCCGCCGGCTCGCGCGCGGGCCGTCGGTGCAGGCGCTGTGCCTCGAATGCACCGCCTATGCCCCATCCAATGCCAGACAGGGAGATCTGAAGTTGGCCGACCTCTTGTTCGCGAAGCTGTTCCAATGA
- the groES gene encoding co-chaperone GroES gives MNFRPLHDRVLVRRVEAEEKTAGGIIIPDTAKEKPQEGEVVAAGAGAKAEDGKVTPLDVKAGDRILFGKWSGTEVKVNGEDLLIMKESDILGIVE, from the coding sequence ATGAACTTCCGTCCGCTGCACGATCGCGTGCTCGTTCGCCGGGTCGAGGCCGAAGAGAAGACTGCCGGGGGGATCATCATTCCCGACACCGCCAAGGAAAAGCCGCAGGAGGGCGAGGTCGTCGCCGCCGGCGCCGGCGCCAAGGCCGAGGACGGCAAGGTGACGCCGCTCGACGTCAAGGCCGGCGACCGCATCCTGTTCGGCAAATGGTCGGGCACCGAGGTCAAGGTGAACGGCGAAGACCTGCTGATCATGAAGGAATCGGACATCCTCGGCATCGTCGAGTGA
- the groL gene encoding chaperonin GroEL (60 kDa chaperone family; promotes refolding of misfolded polypeptides especially under stressful conditions; forms two stacked rings of heptamers to form a barrel-shaped 14mer; ends can be capped by GroES; misfolded proteins enter the barrel where they are refolded when GroES binds), with protein MAAKDVKFSRDARERILRGVDILADAVKVTLGPKGRNVVIDKSFGAPRITKDGVTVAKEIELKDKFENMGAQMVREVASKTNDIAGDGTTTATVLAQAIVREGMKSVAAGMNPMDLKRGIDLAVTKVVEDLKSRSKPVAGSNEVAQVGIISANGDKEVGEKIAEAMEKVGKEGVITVEEAKGLEFELDVVEGMQFDRGYLSPYFITNPEKMSVELADPYILIHEKKLSSLQAMLPILEAVVQSGRPLLIIAEDIEGEALATLVVNKLRGGLKVAAVKAPGFGDRRKAMLEDIAILTKGEVVSEDLGIKLESVTLGMLGTAKRVTIDKDNTTIVDGAGEEAAIKGRIEAIRQQIEVTTSDYDREKLQERLAKLAGGVAVIKVGGATEVEVKERKDRVDDALHATRAAVEEGIVPGGGTALLYATKALEGLKGENDDQTRGVDIIRRSLQAPVRQIAQNAGHDGAVVAGKLIDGNDVNLGFNAATDTYENLVQAGVIDPTKVVRTALQDAASVAGLLITTEATVAELPEDKPAAPAMPGGMGGMDF; from the coding sequence ATGGCAGCCAAGGACGTCAAATTCAGCCGCGATGCGCGTGAGCGCATCCTGCGCGGCGTCGACATTCTCGCCGACGCGGTCAAGGTCACGCTGGGGCCGAAGGGCCGCAACGTCGTGATCGACAAGAGCTTCGGCGCGCCGCGCATCACCAAGGACGGCGTCACCGTCGCCAAGGAGATCGAGCTCAAGGACAAGTTCGAGAACATGGGCGCGCAGATGGTGCGTGAGGTGGCCTCGAAGACCAACGACATCGCCGGCGACGGCACCACCACCGCCACCGTGCTCGCCCAGGCGATCGTGCGCGAGGGCATGAAGTCGGTCGCGGCCGGCATGAACCCGATGGACCTGAAGCGCGGCATCGATCTCGCCGTCACCAAGGTCGTCGAGGACCTCAAGAGCCGCTCGAAGCCGGTCGCGGGTTCCAACGAAGTTGCGCAGGTCGGCATCATCTCCGCCAACGGCGACAAGGAAGTCGGCGAGAAGATCGCGGAAGCGATGGAGAAGGTCGGCAAGGAAGGCGTGATCACCGTCGAGGAGGCCAAGGGCCTCGAGTTCGAGCTCGACGTCGTCGAGGGCATGCAGTTCGACCGCGGCTATCTCTCGCCCTACTTCATCACCAATCCGGAGAAGATGTCGGTCGAGCTCGCCGATCCGTACATCCTGATCCATGAGAAGAAGCTGTCGTCGCTGCAGGCGATGCTGCCGATCCTCGAGGCGGTGGTGCAGTCGGGCCGTCCGCTGCTGATCATCGCCGAGGACATCGAGGGCGAGGCGCTGGCCACGCTCGTGGTGAACAAGCTGCGCGGCGGCCTCAAGGTCGCGGCGGTCAAGGCGCCGGGCTTCGGCGATCGCCGCAAGGCGATGCTCGAGGACATCGCGATCCTGACCAAGGGCGAGGTCGTCAGCGAGGATCTCGGCATCAAGCTCGAGAGCGTGACGCTCGGCATGCTCGGCACCGCCAAGCGCGTCACCATCGACAAGGACAACACCACCATCGTCGACGGCGCCGGTGAAGAGGCGGCGATCAAGGGCCGCATCGAGGCGATCCGCCAGCAGATCGAGGTGACCACCAGCGACTATGACCGCGAGAAGCTCCAGGAGCGTCTCGCCAAGCTCGCCGGCGGCGTCGCCGTGATCAAGGTCGGCGGCGCGACCGAGGTCGAGGTGAAGGAGCGCAAGGACCGCGTCGACGACGCGCTGCACGCGACCCGCGCGGCGGTCGAAGAGGGCATCGTCCCCGGCGGCGGCACCGCTCTCCTCTACGCCACCAAGGCGCTCGAGGGCCTCAAGGGCGAGAACGACGATCAGACCCGCGGTGTCGACATCATCCGGCGCTCGCTGCAGGCGCCGGTGCGTCAGATCGCCCAGAACGCCGGCCATGACGGCGCGGTGGTCGCGGGCAAGCTGATCGACGGCAACGACGTCAACCTCGGCTTCAATGCCGCGACCGACACCTATGAGAACCTGGTCCAGGCCGGCGTGATCGACCCGACCAAGGTCGTCCGCACCGCCCTCCAGGACGCGGCGTCGGTCGCCGGTCTCCTCATCACCACCGAGGCGACCGTGGCCGAGCTGCCCGAGGACAAGCCTGCGGCTCCGGCGATGCCGGGCGGCATGGGCGGGATGGATTTCTGA
- a CDS encoding phytase has translation MKHRHLLTALLLSGCAATPKPQAMVSPLPTASVVPFAQTDAVASLQDAADDPAIWHNAADPAASLIVATDKKAGLNVYGLDGKLRSNLAAGRVNNVDLRETPAGVIVAASDRNTIGDSRLALFRLDTRTATLTPLARVPVATAEAYGLCMYQAKNGLYAFVVGKDGAIIQLRIAADGSGAETVRTMKLATQSEGCVADDRTGTLFVGEEDVGVWRFGAEPGDPVTPTSVAKANGKELIADVEGVAIAAEGADGGYLVVSSQGDSAYALWRLPDLGYAGRFRIAEGSGIGGTSETDGIEVSSASFGPGLEGGLMVVQDGDNAPQAQNFKLVRWAEVKTALGLE, from the coding sequence ATGAAACACCGCCACTTGCTGACGGCGCTGCTGCTGTCCGGCTGTGCCGCCACGCCCAAGCCGCAGGCGATGGTATCGCCGCTGCCGACCGCTTCGGTCGTTCCCTTCGCGCAGACCGACGCAGTCGCCAGCCTGCAGGATGCCGCCGACGATCCCGCGATCTGGCACAATGCGGCCGATCCCGCCGCCAGCCTGATCGTCGCGACCGACAAGAAGGCGGGGCTCAACGTCTACGGCCTCGACGGCAAGCTGCGCTCGAACCTCGCCGCCGGCCGGGTCAACAACGTCGACCTGCGCGAGACGCCGGCGGGCGTGATCGTCGCGGCGAGCGACCGCAACACGATCGGCGACAGTCGGCTCGCGCTGTTCCGGCTCGATACCCGGACGGCGACGCTGACCCCGCTCGCCCGGGTGCCGGTGGCGACGGCGGAAGCCTATGGCCTGTGCATGTACCAGGCGAAGAACGGGCTCTACGCCTTTGTGGTCGGCAAGGACGGGGCGATCATCCAGCTCCGCATCGCGGCCGACGGCAGCGGCGCCGAGACGGTGCGGACGATGAAGCTCGCCACCCAGTCGGAAGGCTGCGTCGCCGACGACCGCACCGGCACGCTGTTCGTCGGCGAGGAGGATGTCGGGGTCTGGAGGTTCGGCGCCGAGCCGGGCGATCCGGTGACGCCGACCTCGGTCGCCAAGGCCAATGGCAAGGAGTTGATCGCCGACGTCGAGGGCGTGGCGATCGCGGCGGAGGGGGCGGACGGCGGCTATCTGGTCGTCTCCAGCCAGGGCGACTCCGCCTATGCGCTGTGGCGGCTGCCCGACCTCGGCTATGCCGGGCGCTTCCGCATCGCCGAGGGTAGCGGCATCGGCGGGACTAGCGAGACCGATGGAATCGAGGTCAGCAGCGCGAGCTTCGGGCCCGGGCTCGAGGGTGGGCTGATGGTCGTCCAGGACGGGGATAACGCGCCCCAGGCGCAGAACTTCAAGCTGGTGCGCTGGGCGGAGGTGAAGACGGCGCTGGGGCTGGAGTAG
- a CDS encoding mannose-1-phosphate guanylyltransferase/mannose-6-phosphate isomerase → MTEARPIIPVILSGGAGTRLWPMSRPERPKQLLALTAEETMLQLTAKRCGGERFTAPIVVANAFHADEIEQQLAAIEGSVRALVLEPMGRNTAPAIALAAIAAGGGHDPLLVMPSDHVITDVAAFHAAIHAALPLVDEGWLVTFGITPDAPETGYGYIRIGEEIASGVHKVDRFIEKPPREAAEAMLAEGGHAWNGGIFLFRADMYLGALAAHAPDMLVAAQEAMAKARREGVRIWPDEEAFARSPADSIDYAVMEKATRVAVVPVSMGWNDVGSWDALHAISALDDGGNHHHGEVIAVDTKNCFVRSDGVRIALVGVEDLIVVASGDDVLILPRGRSQEIRKIIEALKR, encoded by the coding sequence ATGACCGAGGCCAGGCCGATCATTCCTGTGATCCTCTCGGGAGGCGCGGGTACGCGGCTATGGCCGATGTCGCGTCCCGAGCGCCCGAAGCAACTCCTGGCGCTCACCGCCGAGGAGACGATGCTGCAGCTCACCGCCAAGCGCTGCGGCGGCGAGCGCTTCACCGCGCCGATCGTGGTCGCCAATGCCTTTCATGCCGACGAGATCGAGCAGCAGCTCGCCGCGATCGAGGGTTCGGTGCGTGCGCTGGTGCTGGAGCCGATGGGGCGCAACACCGCGCCGGCGATCGCGCTGGCGGCGATCGCGGCCGGCGGCGGGCACGATCCGCTGCTGGTGATGCCGTCCGACCATGTCATCACCGATGTCGCCGCGTTCCACGCGGCGATCCATGCGGCGCTGCCGCTGGTCGACGAGGGCTGGCTGGTCACCTTCGGCATCACCCCCGATGCGCCGGAGACCGGCTATGGCTACATCCGCATCGGCGAGGAGATCGCGAGCGGCGTCCACAAGGTCGATCGTTTCATCGAGAAGCCGCCGCGCGAGGCGGCCGAAGCGATGCTGGCGGAGGGCGGCCATGCGTGGAACGGCGGCATCTTCCTGTTCCGCGCGGACATGTATCTGGGCGCGCTCGCGGCGCATGCGCCCGACATGCTCGTCGCCGCGCAGGAGGCGATGGCCAAGGCGCGCCGCGAAGGCGTGCGGATCTGGCCGGACGAGGAGGCCTTCGCCAGGTCGCCGGCGGATTCGATCGACTATGCGGTGATGGAGAAGGCGACGCGCGTCGCGGTGGTGCCGGTCAGCATGGGCTGGAACGACGTCGGCTCGTGGGATGCGCTCCACGCGATCAGCGCGCTCGACGATGGCGGCAATCATCACCACGGCGAAGTGATCGCGGTCGATACGAAGAATTGCTTCGTTCGTTCGGACGGCGTCCGGATCGCACTGGTCGGCGTCGAGGACCTGATCGTGGTGGCGAGCGGTGACGACGTGCTGATCCTGCCGCGGGGGCGCAGCCAGGAGATCAGGAAGATCATCGAGGCGTTGAAGCGGTGA
- a CDS encoding TIGR03013 family XrtA/PEP-CTERM system glycosyltransferase: protein MIRLFKHYVPNAVLLLGLFDLVVLALAGELGWTLRAHQIGMAVEPIHTRMVQLAVFVAAVETAMIAVGVYGAESLQSIRYAVVRLGAGVAIGVLALSAVFFILPDLSLWRSNLLYAMGLAIVGLTFLRILIGKALGGQAFKRRIVVLGAGPRAARLKALAARPGAGFAVVGYVSMSEGNRVIPEAIARDAIYNLADHVVLLSASEVVLALEERRNALPLKDLLRIKTTGVHVNEISTFLERETGRVDLDSVNPSWLIFSDGFSSSRMLSSVFKRLFDIAASLILLALTLPVIALAAIAVKLDSKGPAFYRQIRVGLYGTPFQVIKLRSMRTDAEVQGQAVWAEKDDPRVTRIGRFIRKVRIDELPQCWTVLKGEMSFVGPRPERPQFVDDLEAKLPYYAERHMVKPGITGWAQINYPYGASIEDARQKLEYDLYYAKNYSPFLDLLILLQTVRVVLFPEGAR from the coding sequence ATGATCAGGCTGTTCAAGCATTACGTACCCAATGCGGTCCTGCTGCTCGGTTTGTTCGACCTGGTGGTGCTCGCCCTCGCTGGCGAGCTCGGCTGGACGCTGCGCGCACACCAAATCGGCATGGCGGTCGAGCCGATCCACACCCGCATGGTCCAGCTCGCCGTGTTCGTCGCGGCGGTCGAGACGGCGATGATCGCGGTCGGCGTCTACGGCGCCGAATCGCTGCAATCGATCCGCTACGCCGTGGTGCGCCTCGGTGCCGGCGTCGCGATCGGCGTGCTCGCCCTGAGCGCCGTTTTCTTCATCCTGCCCGACCTCAGCCTGTGGCGATCGAACCTGCTCTACGCCATGGGCCTTGCCATCGTCGGCCTCACCTTCCTGCGCATCCTCATCGGCAAGGCGCTCGGCGGCCAGGCGTTCAAGCGCCGCATCGTCGTGCTCGGCGCCGGCCCGCGTGCGGCGCGGCTGAAGGCGCTGGCGGCGCGGCCGGGCGCCGGCTTCGCGGTGGTCGGCTACGTCAGCATGAGCGAGGGTAACCGCGTGATCCCGGAGGCGATCGCGCGCGACGCCATCTACAACCTCGCCGATCATGTCGTGCTGCTGAGCGCGAGCGAGGTGGTGTTGGCGCTGGAGGAGCGGCGTAACGCGCTGCCGCTCAAGGATCTGCTCCGCATCAAGACCACCGGTGTCCACGTCAACGAGATCTCGACCTTCCTCGAGCGCGAGACCGGGCGCGTCGATCTCGACAGCGTCAATCCGAGCTGGCTGATCTTCTCCGACGGCTTCTCGTCGAGCCGGATGCTGTCGAGCGTGTTCAAGCGACTGTTCGACATCGCCGCCAGCCTGATCCTGCTGGCGCTGACCCTTCCCGTCATCGCCCTTGCCGCGATCGCGGTGAAGCTCGACAGCAAGGGGCCCGCCTTCTATCGCCAGATCCGCGTCGGCCTGTATGGAACGCCGTTCCAGGTCATCAAGCTCCGATCGATGCGCACCGACGCCGAGGTGCAGGGCCAAGCGGTGTGGGCGGAGAAGGACGATCCGCGTGTCACCCGCATCGGCCGCTTCATCCGCAAAGTACGGATCGACGAGCTGCCGCAGTGCTGGACCGTCCTCAAGGGCGAGATGAGCTTCGTCGGCCCCCGCCCGGAACGGCCCCAGTTCGTCGACGATCTGGAAGCCAAGCTCCCCTATTACGCCGAACGGCACATGGTGAAGCCGGGCATCACCGGCTGGGCGCAGATCAACTATCCTTACGGCGCCTCGATCGAGGACGCGCGGCAGAAGCTCGAATACGACCTCTACTACGCCAAGAACTACTCGCCCTTTCTCGACCTCCTGATCCTGCTCCAGACGGTGCGCGTGGTGCTGTTCCCGGAGGGAGCGCGCTGA
- the prsK gene encoding XrtA/PEP-CTERM system histidine kinase PrsK: MAETLTLWSHALAALLFAAVALWAGRSTRVVLPRWPLVVASAALAAWALAVAGLGGNAPGTQLAEGARTLALLGFMFALGRQGAPRAPAGVVAVYGVVVLVAAAEMLLPLGVVGTHEDVGIVSAGMLLRMMMAVGALVLLQQLDAEDGRGNVRLIAIGFAAIWLSDFGLAAIAYLLGAWPAAVAPIRGAAMVLAAALIGAAIQRDGRGEVRISHAVTYRSLSLVAIGAYFALLAAGTSLLGAIGGTLARMWQTAFVFGSAAAVLTLVATPWLRAWAKVSVAKHLFRHRYDYRAEWIRFTGTLGKPDRAAPLAERVVKAVADLTDSPAGLLLVPEGAGLGIGTGWNWSGDLPRTGADAAFTHSLGQGERIVELDRARRGDVDGDVAPQWLLDERDAWAVVPLLHLDTLVGAIVLARPPVDRALDWEDFDLLRIAGRQVASYLAEARAQEALAETERFDEFNRRFAFIVHDIKNLVSGLSLVARNAERHADNPAFRADMVATLQDSADKLNALLGRLLANTRAAAEPPVAIDVTAIAEHIAAARRAQHPVVVAGPQGAVALADPGRLEQLLGHLVQNAIDASAAVDPVTIAVEPGVETVTVSVIDRGCGMSPAFMRDRLFRPFASTKPGGFGIGAFEARQLAEGMGGRIEVESCEGGGSTFRVILPAALASRVAA, from the coding sequence ATGGCCGAAACGCTGACCCTGTGGAGCCATGCGCTGGCGGCGCTGCTGTTCGCCGCCGTCGCGCTATGGGCGGGGCGAAGTACGCGCGTGGTGCTGCCGCGTTGGCCGCTGGTCGTGGCGTCGGCCGCGCTCGCGGCGTGGGCGCTCGCGGTCGCCGGGCTCGGCGGCAATGCGCCCGGCACGCAGCTTGCCGAAGGCGCGCGTACACTGGCGCTGCTCGGCTTCATGTTCGCGCTCGGCCGGCAAGGCGCCCCGCGTGCACCGGCCGGCGTGGTCGCGGTCTATGGCGTGGTCGTGCTGGTCGCGGCCGCGGAAATGCTGCTCCCTCTCGGTGTCGTCGGGACCCATGAAGACGTCGGGATCGTCAGTGCCGGCATGTTGCTGCGCATGATGATGGCGGTCGGCGCGCTGGTGCTGCTTCAGCAGCTCGACGCCGAGGACGGCCGCGGCAATGTCCGCCTGATTGCGATCGGCTTCGCGGCGATATGGCTCAGCGATTTCGGCTTGGCCGCCATCGCCTATCTGCTCGGCGCATGGCCGGCGGCGGTGGCGCCCATCCGTGGGGCAGCGATGGTGCTGGCGGCGGCGCTGATCGGCGCGGCGATCCAGCGTGACGGGCGCGGCGAGGTCCGCATCTCGCACGCCGTCACCTATCGTTCGCTGTCGCTGGTCGCGATCGGCGCCTATTTCGCGCTGCTCGCCGCCGGCACCAGCCTACTCGGCGCGATCGGCGGCACGCTGGCGCGGATGTGGCAGACCGCTTTCGTGTTCGGCTCGGCGGCCGCGGTGCTGACGCTGGTAGCGACGCCGTGGCTGCGGGCCTGGGCGAAGGTGAGCGTCGCCAAGCACCTCTTCCGCCATCGCTACGACTATCGAGCGGAATGGATCCGCTTCACCGGCACGCTCGGCAAGCCCGATCGCGCCGCACCGCTCGCCGAGCGCGTGGTCAAGGCGGTCGCGGACCTCACCGATTCCCCGGCCGGGCTGCTGCTGGTGCCGGAGGGCGCGGGGCTCGGCATCGGCACCGGCTGGAACTGGAGCGGAGACCTGCCGCGTACCGGCGCCGACGCGGCCTTCACGCACAGTCTCGGCCAGGGCGAGCGCATCGTCGAGCTCGACCGCGCCCGCCGCGGCGACGTCGATGGCGACGTCGCGCCGCAATGGCTGCTCGACGAGCGGGACGCCTGGGCGGTGGTGCCGCTTCTGCACCTGGACACGCTGGTCGGCGCGATCGTGCTTGCGCGTCCGCCGGTGGACCGGGCACTCGATTGGGAGGATTTCGACCTGTTGCGCATCGCCGGACGCCAGGTCGCGAGCTATCTCGCCGAAGCGCGCGCGCAGGAGGCGCTCGCCGAGACTGAGCGGTTCGACGAGTTCAACCGCCGTTTCGCCTTCATCGTCCACGATATCAAGAATCTGGTGAGCGGGTTGAGCCTGGTTGCCCGCAATGCGGAGCGCCACGCCGACAACCCCGCCTTCCGCGCCGACATGGTGGCGACGCTCCAGGATTCGGCCGACAAGCTCAACGCGCTGCTCGGCCGCCTGCTCGCCAACACCCGCGCTGCGGCCGAGCCGCCGGTCGCGATCGATGTGACGGCCATCGCCGAGCATATCGCCGCGGCACGCCGCGCGCAGCATCCGGTCGTGGTGGCGGGACCGCAGGGCGCAGTTGCGCTCGCCGATCCCGGTCGGCTGGAGCAGCTGCTCGGTCATCTCGTCCAGAACGCGATCGACGCGAGCGCCGCGGTCGATCCGGTGACGATCGCAGTCGAGCCCGGTGTGGAGACGGTGACGGTCTCGGTGATCGACCGTGGCTGCGGCATGTCGCCCGCCTTCATGCGCGATCGGCTGTTTCGCCCCTTCGCCTCGACCAAGCCCGGCGGCTTCGGCATCGGCGCGTTCGAGGCGCGGCAGCTGGCCGAAGGAATGGGCGGACGCATCGAGGTCGAGAGCTGCGAGGGTGGAGGCTCCACCTTCCGCGTGATCCTGCCGGCGGCGCTCGCCTCCAGGGTGGCGGCATGA
- the prsR gene encoding PEP-CTERM-box response regulator transcription factor, whose amino-acid sequence MSETRKLLIVEDDLALQRQLRWAYEGYEVHVAADRESAIAVLRAEEPAVATLDLGLPPDPDGTSEGFATLQAILELKPDTKVIVASGHGARESARIAIAAGAWDFYAKPIDIDALGLIVARAFHVHALEAENRRLAEAGSSTALGGMITAAPEMLKVTRTIDRVAGADVSVMLLGASGTGKELLARGLHEASPRRRGAFVAINCAAIPETLLESELFGHEKGAFTGAVKTTEGKIEAAHGGTLFLDEIGDVPLPLQVKLLRFLQERVIERIGGRKPIPVDTRIVCATHQDIDAMVAAGSFREDLYYRLAEIVVRIPSLAERPGDAGLLARHFLRRYAGEMRSGVKGFAPDALAAIDAWGWPGNVRELENRVKRAVIMADGARVTAADLDLAEPAGDSLPINLKAVREAADRKAIRHALARADGNISGTARLLGISRPTLYDLMKAYDLQP is encoded by the coding sequence ATGAGCGAGACGAGGAAGCTGCTGATCGTCGAGGACGACCTCGCGCTCCAGCGCCAGCTGCGCTGGGCCTATGAAGGCTATGAGGTCCATGTCGCCGCCGATCGCGAGAGCGCGATCGCCGTGCTGCGCGCCGAGGAGCCCGCGGTGGCGACGCTCGACCTCGGCCTGCCGCCCGATCCCGACGGCACCAGCGAGGGCTTCGCGACCCTCCAGGCGATCCTGGAGCTGAAGCCCGACACCAAGGTGATCGTCGCCTCCGGCCACGGTGCCCGTGAAAGCGCGCGGATCGCGATCGCGGCGGGGGCATGGGACTTCTATGCCAAGCCGATCGACATCGACGCGCTCGGCCTGATCGTCGCGCGCGCCTTCCACGTCCATGCGCTGGAAGCGGAGAACCGCCGGCTCGCGGAGGCTGGATCGAGCACCGCGCTCGGCGGCATGATCACCGCCGCGCCGGAGATGCTGAAGGTCACCCGAACGATCGATCGCGTCGCCGGCGCCGACGTGTCGGTGATGCTGCTCGGCGCATCGGGCACCGGCAAGGAGCTGCTCGCGCGCGGGCTGCACGAGGCCAGCCCCCGCAGGCGCGGCGCCTTCGTCGCGATCAACTGCGCGGCGATCCCCGAGACGCTGCTCGAGAGCGAGCTGTTCGGGCACGAGAAGGGTGCCTTCACCGGCGCGGTCAAGACCACCGAAGGCAAGATCGAGGCGGCGCATGGCGGCACCCTGTTTCTCGACGAGATCGGCGACGTGCCGCTGCCGCTCCAGGTCAAGCTGCTGCGCTTCCTGCAGGAGCGGGTGATCGAGCGGATCGGCGGGCGCAAGCCGATTCCAGTGGACACGCGTATCGTCTGCGCGACGCACCAGGACATCGACGCGATGGTCGCCGCCGGCAGCTTCCGCGAAGACCTCTACTATCGTCTCGCCGAGATCGTGGTGCGCATCCCGTCGCTCGCCGAGCGGCCGGGCGATGCCGGACTGCTCGCACGGCATTTCCTGCGCAGATACGCCGGCGAGATGCGGAGCGGCGTCAAGGGCTTCGCGCCCGACGCGCTTGCCGCGATCGACGCCTGGGGCTGGCCCGGCAACGTCCGCGAGCTGGAGAACCGGGTGAAGCGCGCCGTCATCATGGCGGACGGCGCCCGCGTCACCGCCGCCGACCTCGACCTCGCCGAGCCTGCCGGAGACAGCCTGCCGATCAACCTCAAGGCCGTGCGCGAGGCGGCCGACCGCAAGGCGATCCGGCACGCGCTGGCGCGCGCCGACGGCAATATCTCCGGCACCGCCCGGCTGCTCGGGATCAGCCGCCCCACCCTCTATGACCTGATGAAGGCCTATGACCTCCAGCCGTAA